The Streptomyces laurentii genome contains a region encoding:
- a CDS encoding two-component system response regulator (C-terminal DNA-binding domain of LuxR-like proteins. This domain contains a helix-turn-helix motif and binds DNA. Proteins belonging to this group are response regulators; some act as transcriptional activators, others as transcriptional repressors. Many...; cd06170;~DNA binding residues [nucleotide binding];~Response regulator containing a CheY-like receiver domain and an HTH DNA-binding domain [Signal transduction mechanisms / Transcription]; COG2197;~Signal receiver domain; originally thought to be unique to bacteria (CheY, OmpR, NtrC, and PhoB), now recently identified in eukaroytes ETR1 Arabidopsis thaliana; this domain receives the signal from the sensor partner in a two-component systems; cd00156;~dimerization interface [polypeptide binding];~identified by MetaGeneAnnotator; putative;~intermolecular recognition site;~phosphorylation site [posttranslational modification];~two-component system response regulator [Amycolatopsis mediterranei U32]) has product MDISVLLVDDEELVRAGMSAILGNAPGITVAGEASDGCEVVPLVRRLRPDVVVMDVRMPTVDGITATRDLMAAVADPPRVLVITTFERDDYVYEALREGASGFLLKRSRPAEIVQAVRTVATGDSVLFPAAIRSLVQGRQAREPGDALAGAQLTEREAEVLRLMARGMSNAEIAERLFLGVQTVKTHVSGTLAKLGARDRTQAVVLAYESGFVGAG; this is encoded by the coding sequence ATGGACATCTCCGTCCTCCTCGTCGACGACGAGGAACTCGTCCGGGCCGGCATGTCGGCCATCCTCGGCAACGCCCCCGGCATCACCGTGGCCGGCGAGGCCTCCGACGGCTGCGAGGTCGTGCCGCTCGTCCGGAGACTGCGCCCGGACGTCGTCGTCATGGACGTACGGATGCCCACCGTCGACGGCATCACCGCGACCCGCGATCTCATGGCCGCCGTCGCCGACCCGCCGCGGGTCCTGGTGATCACCACGTTCGAGCGGGACGACTACGTCTACGAGGCGCTCAGGGAAGGGGCGTCGGGGTTCCTGCTCAAGCGGTCCCGGCCCGCCGAGATCGTCCAGGCCGTCCGTACCGTGGCGACCGGGGACTCGGTGCTCTTCCCCGCCGCCATCCGCTCGCTGGTGCAGGGGCGTCAGGCCCGTGAGCCGGGCGACGCGCTGGCCGGCGCCCAGCTCACGGAGCGGGAGGCGGAGGTGCTGCGGCTGATGGCGCGGGGGATGTCCAACGCGGAGATCGCCGAGCGGCTGTTCCTGGGGGTGCAGACGGTCAAGACCCATGTCAGCGGCACCCTGGCGAAGCTGGGGGCGCGCGACCGGACGCAGGCGGTGGTCCTGGCGTACGAGTCGGGGTTCGTCGGCGCGGGCTGA
- a CDS encoding acyl-CoA dehydrogenase (Acyl-CoA dehydrogenase, N-terminal domain; pfam02771;~Acyl-CoA dehydrogenase; cd00567;~Acyl-CoA dehydrogenases [Lipid metabolism]; COG1960;~acyl-CoA dehydrogenase [Streptomyces cattleya NRRL 8057 = DSM46488];~identified by MetaGeneAnnotator; putative) — MSGRGAFAESAEHRALREAVAAFARGRGDAGPDPRSPEELWAEAGRLGYLGVNLPEEYGGGGCGITELSLVMEEFGAAGNPLLMLVVSPAICGTVISRFGTPEQKRRLLPGLADGSSRMAFGITEPDAGSNSHRLTTTARRDGTDWLLTGRKVFVSGVDEADATLIVGRTADARTGRLKPCLFVVPRDTPGFAHHQIPMELGAPERQFELVLDDVRLPADALVGEEDAGLQQLFAGLNPERVMIAAFAVGLGRYALDKAVDYARTRQVWSTPIGAHQAVAHPLARIHIELELARLMTRKAASLYDAGDDMAAGEAANMAKYAAAEACAHAVDQAIHTLGGNGLTTEYGLASLLTLSRVARIAPVSREMILNFVSHHTLGLPKSY, encoded by the coding sequence ATGAGCGGGCGCGGCGCGTTCGCGGAGAGCGCCGAGCACCGGGCGCTGCGGGAGGCCGTCGCCGCGTTCGCGCGCGGCCGGGGCGACGCCGGCCCCGACCCTCGCTCCCCGGAGGAGCTCTGGGCGGAGGCGGGACGGCTCGGCTACCTCGGGGTCAACCTGCCGGAGGAGTACGGCGGCGGGGGCTGCGGCATCACCGAACTCTCCCTCGTCATGGAGGAATTCGGCGCGGCCGGCAACCCGCTGCTCATGCTGGTGGTGTCGCCCGCCATCTGCGGCACGGTCATCAGCCGCTTCGGTACCCCGGAGCAGAAGCGCCGGCTGCTGCCCGGACTGGCCGACGGCTCCTCCCGGATGGCCTTCGGTATCACGGAGCCGGACGCCGGATCCAACTCCCACCGGCTGACCACCACCGCCCGCCGGGACGGCACGGACTGGCTGCTCACCGGCCGGAAGGTCTTCGTCTCCGGGGTCGACGAGGCCGACGCCACCCTGATCGTGGGCCGGACGGCGGACGCCCGCACCGGCCGCCTCAAGCCCTGTCTCTTCGTCGTCCCGCGCGACACTCCGGGCTTCGCCCATCACCAGATCCCGATGGAACTCGGTGCCCCGGAGCGGCAGTTCGAGCTCGTCCTGGACGACGTGCGGCTGCCCGCGGACGCGCTGGTCGGCGAGGAGGACGCGGGGCTCCAGCAGCTCTTCGCCGGGCTGAACCCCGAACGCGTCATGATCGCCGCGTTCGCCGTCGGCCTTGGCCGGTACGCCCTGGACAAGGCCGTGGACTACGCCCGTACCCGGCAGGTGTGGTCCACTCCGATCGGCGCTCATCAGGCCGTCGCCCACCCGCTCGCCCGGATCCACATCGAGCTGGAACTCGCCCGGCTGATGACCCGCAAGGCCGCCTCACTCTACGACGCGGGCGACGACATGGCCGCGGGCGAGGCCGCCAACATGGCCAAGTACGCCGCCGCCGAGGCCTGCGCCCATGCCGTCGACCAGGCGATCCACACCCTGGGCGGCAACGGCCTCACGACCGAGTACGGGCTCGCCTCGCTGCTGACGCTCTCCCGGGTGGCGCGGATCGCCCCGGTGAGCCGGGAGATGATCCTCAACTTCGTCTCGCATCACACCCTGGGGCTGCCGAAGTCCTACTGA
- a CDS encoding ABC transporter-like protein (ABC transporter signature motif;~ABC transporter-like protein [Frankia sp. EAN1pec];~ABC-type multidrug transport system, ATPase component [Defense mechanisms]; COG1131;~ATP binding site [chemical binding];~ATP-binding cassette transporter nucleotide-binding domain; cl17201;~D-loop;~H-loop/switch region;~PFAM: ABC transporter related; SMART: AAA ATPase; KEGG: sma:SAV7073 putative ABC transporter ATP-binding protein;~Q-loop/lid;~Walker A/P-loop;~Walker B;~identified by MetaGeneAnnotator; putative), whose product MNRDSEAARGAGDAPAVEVRGLVKAYGDRTVVKGLTFRVRAGSVTGFLGPNGAGKSTTLRMILGLDRPTAGEVLVAGRPYGRLTEPLRHVGALLDAGAAHPGRTARDHLLCVAHAGRLPRARVDEVLAQVGLESAARRRVGGFSLGMRQRLGIAGALLGDPEVLILDEPVNGLDPEGIRWLRHFLRGLADRGRAVLISSHLMTETALLADRLVVIGRGRLLADVSMAEFAAEHGRSRVRVRTDEPERLSQALARKGLRVVPGDGGALEVYAAEAAGVGRIAAHEGVAVLELVQVEDSLEEAFMRMTADSVEYGGRPLGEVV is encoded by the coding sequence ATGAACAGGGACAGCGAAGCGGCGCGCGGTGCGGGGGACGCACCCGCCGTCGAGGTACGGGGCCTGGTGAAGGCCTACGGCGACAGGACGGTGGTGAAGGGCCTCACCTTCCGGGTGCGGGCCGGTTCGGTCACCGGCTTCCTCGGCCCGAACGGCGCGGGAAAGTCGACCACCCTGCGGATGATCCTGGGGCTGGACCGGCCCACGGCGGGCGAAGTGCTGGTCGCGGGGCGGCCGTACGGCCGGCTGACCGAGCCGCTGCGCCACGTCGGCGCGCTGCTGGACGCCGGCGCGGCGCATCCGGGGCGTACGGCACGCGACCATCTGCTCTGCGTCGCCCACGCCGGGCGCCTGCCGCGGGCGCGGGTCGACGAGGTGCTGGCGCAGGTCGGTCTGGAGTCCGCGGCCCGTCGACGGGTCGGCGGGTTCTCGCTGGGGATGCGTCAGCGCCTGGGCATCGCCGGGGCGCTGCTCGGCGACCCCGAGGTGCTGATCCTCGACGAGCCGGTCAACGGCCTGGACCCGGAGGGCATCCGCTGGCTGCGGCACTTCCTGCGGGGTCTGGCGGACCGGGGCCGGGCGGTGCTGATCTCCAGTCATCTGATGACGGAGACGGCGCTGCTCGCGGACCGGCTGGTCGTGATCGGCCGGGGCCGGCTGCTGGCGGACGTGTCCATGGCCGAGTTCGCCGCCGAGCACGGCCGCTCCCGGGTGCGGGTACGGACCGACGAGCCGGAGCGGCTGAGCCAGGCCCTGGCCCGTAAGGGGCTGCGGGTGGTGCCCGGCGACGGCGGGGCGCTGGAGGTGTACGCGGCGGAGGCCGCCGGCGTCGGCCGGATCGCGGCTCACGAGGGGGTCGCCGTCCTGGAACTGGTCCAGGTCGAGGACTCGTTGGAAGAGGCTTTCATGCGCATGACCGCCGATTCGGTGGAGTACGGGGGGCGACCCCTCGGAGAGGTGGTCTGA
- a CDS encoding ABC transporter permease protein (identified by MetaGeneAnnotator; putative;~sequence version:1): protein MSVDAVLRSEWTKIRSVRPVLWSLPLAAALLVGIGAGVTGSVGREEADGPGFDPVQLGFYGILFAHVVVIVFAVLVVGNEYQHGAIRISLAAVPRRGLMYAAKLTVGAVLALVAGVVASLGTFFLSQRLLGEYGAAFGEAGTVRAVVAGALYFPLLAVMCMGFTAMLRSLMLSMGVLVPVLFLVSPVLAEIPGLRELAWYLPDRAGQYGLRLDPAAAAPYGPLTGVLVMAVWAAAAAVGGWLTLRSRDA from the coding sequence ATGTCCGTCGACGCGGTGCTCCGCTCGGAGTGGACGAAGATCCGCTCGGTGCGTCCGGTCCTGTGGTCGCTGCCGCTGGCCGCGGCCCTGCTCGTCGGCATCGGCGCCGGCGTGACGGGGTCGGTCGGCCGGGAGGAGGCGGACGGCCCCGGCTTCGACCCGGTGCAGCTCGGTTTCTACGGCATCCTCTTCGCCCATGTCGTCGTGATCGTCTTCGCCGTCCTGGTGGTCGGCAACGAGTACCAGCACGGCGCGATCCGGATCTCGCTGGCGGCGGTGCCCCGGCGCGGTCTGATGTACGCGGCCAAGCTGACCGTCGGGGCGGTGCTGGCCCTGGTGGCCGGTGTGGTGGCCTCGCTGGGCACGTTCTTCCTCTCGCAGCGTCTGCTCGGCGAGTACGGCGCGGCGTTCGGCGAGGCGGGGACGGTGCGGGCGGTCGTGGCGGGCGCCCTGTACTTCCCGCTGCTCGCGGTCATGTGCATGGGGTTCACGGCGATGCTGCGCAGTCTGATGCTCTCCATGGGCGTCCTGGTCCCGGTGCTGTTCCTGGTCTCCCCCGTGCTGGCCGAGATCCCCGGTCTGCGGGAGCTGGCCTGGTACCTGCCGGACCGGGCCGGCCAGTACGGGCTGCGGCTCGATCCCGCCGCCGCGGCGCCCTACGGTCCCCTGACCGGGGTGCTGGTCATGGCGGTGTGGGCGGCCGCGGCGGCGGTCGGCGGCTGGCTGACGCTCCGCTCCCGCGACGCGTGA
- a CDS encoding long-chain-fatty-acid--CoA ligase (identified by MetaGeneAnnotator; putative;~sequence version:1): MQVTAPAAPRTATPHDGFPYAGLPHTGLPRVDALLTESFRPADTEAPLSDHTVGSLLREVAAGRPDALALESVPDDGGVPRRWTYAELLAEAESVAGGLRQRVGLGARVALWAPNVPEWPIVAYAAALAGVTLVTLNPALRAGELTHALRTSGAEMLIHADVARGYDMAATVRAVTPGLPGLRHVVPLAAWESLRGAAPLPSREEIAAVPAQIQFTSGTTGDPKAVLLSHRSVVNVARLTFEGLGVHDGATVVSPLPMFHTAGCVISCLGPLWSGGVFTLLERFDPKVLFEVLRRSPGAVLTSVPTVLSALNDVARAADGAPARLSSVLTGAAPVRPQLITETEELFSTTVFNLYGQTELASVVTLTRPDDTAEDKTGTVGRPLPHVACKIVAPDTGRVRPLGVPGEICARGYQQLLAYYGDAEATARKVDADGWLHTGDIGSMDATGAVRIEGRLSDLIIRGGENIAPGPVESFLSTLPGVRDAVVVGVPDDRWGEIVAAVLLPAADRPEGPDVEECVALCRERLSPHKIPARWYLADGLPLTASGKIQKFRVRELIAEGVLPRLDAPRA, translated from the coding sequence ATGCAGGTCACCGCACCGGCCGCCCCGCGCACCGCCACCCCGCACGACGGCTTTCCGTACGCCGGTCTTCCGCACACCGGCCTTCCGCGCGTCGACGCCCTGCTCACCGAGTCGTTCCGCCCCGCGGACACCGAGGCGCCGCTCTCGGACCACACCGTCGGTTCCCTGCTCCGCGAGGTCGCCGCGGGCCGGCCGGACGCCCTCGCCCTGGAGTCGGTCCCGGACGACGGCGGCGTCCCGCGCCGCTGGACGTACGCCGAACTGCTCGCCGAGGCCGAGAGCGTGGCCGGCGGGCTGCGGCAGCGCGTCGGACTCGGCGCGCGGGTCGCCCTGTGGGCGCCGAACGTCCCGGAGTGGCCGATCGTCGCGTACGCGGCGGCGCTGGCCGGGGTGACGCTGGTGACGCTCAACCCGGCGCTGCGGGCCGGCGAGCTGACCCACGCCCTGCGCACCTCCGGGGCCGAGATGCTGATCCACGCCGATGTCGCCCGGGGCTACGACATGGCCGCGACGGTACGAGCGGTGACGCCGGGCCTGCCGGGGCTGCGGCACGTCGTACCGCTCGCCGCGTGGGAGTCGCTGCGGGGTGCCGCACCGCTGCCCTCGCGGGAGGAGATCGCCGCCGTCCCGGCGCAGATCCAGTTCACCTCCGGCACCACCGGCGACCCGAAGGCGGTGCTGCTCTCGCACCGGTCCGTGGTCAACGTGGCCCGGCTGACCTTCGAGGGGCTCGGCGTCCACGACGGCGCGACCGTGGTCTCCCCGCTGCCGATGTTCCACACCGCCGGCTGTGTCATCTCCTGCCTGGGGCCGCTGTGGAGCGGCGGTGTCTTCACGCTCCTGGAGCGTTTCGACCCCAAGGTCCTCTTCGAGGTGCTGCGCCGCTCCCCCGGCGCGGTGCTCACCAGCGTGCCGACGGTGCTGAGCGCCCTGAACGACGTGGCCCGCGCCGCCGACGGCGCGCCGGCCCGGCTCTCCTCCGTGCTCACCGGCGCGGCGCCGGTCCGCCCGCAGCTCATCACCGAGACCGAGGAACTGTTCTCCACCACGGTGTTCAACCTGTACGGGCAGACGGAGCTGGCCTCCGTGGTCACCCTGACCCGGCCGGACGACACCGCCGAGGACAAGACCGGCACCGTCGGCCGCCCGCTCCCCCACGTCGCGTGCAAGATCGTGGCCCCGGACACCGGCCGGGTGCGGCCGCTCGGCGTCCCCGGCGAGATCTGTGCCCGCGGCTACCAGCAGCTCCTCGCGTACTACGGCGACGCGGAGGCCACCGCGCGGAAGGTGGACGCGGACGGCTGGCTGCACACCGGGGACATCGGCTCGATGGACGCGACCGGCGCGGTCCGGATCGAGGGCCGGCTGAGCGATCTGATCATCCGGGGCGGCGAGAACATCGCGCCCGGGCCCGTCGAGTCCTTCCTCAGCACGCTGCCGGGCGTCCGCGACGCCGTGGTGGTGGGGGTGCCGGACGACCGGTGGGGCGAGATCGTCGCCGCGGTGCTGCTGCCCGCCGCCGACCGTCCGGAGGGCCCGGACGTCGAGGAGTGCGTCGCCCTGTGCCGTGAGCGGCTCTCCCCGCACAAGATCCCGGCCCGGTGGTATCTCGCGGACGGGCTGCCGTTGACCGCCTCCGGGAAGATCCAGAAGTTCCGGGTCCGGGAGCTGATCGCCGAGGGCGTCCTCCCCCGCCTCGACGCACCGCGCGCCTGA
- a CDS encoding integral membrane sensor signal transduction histidine kinase (identified by MetaGeneAnnotator; putative;~sequence version:1), with translation MRRLPSTLYDALSQGRTYARGLHLLLGAAVGPACVLVWPGITESLVRTLAACALVPVIPLLLIGLVPGTRRAEGIQARLLLVPDDENDIGRAPARSLSDRRRTSVWLVLRCWWGLLVASVVAQLLSVTGTLATAPAVEGARTVLGVTVPGGHRHIWYLGLVPPLLLATFALVVWAGKVQLALARRLLGPSTAERLAEAESRADGLLARNRLAGELHDSIGHALTATVLQASAARELIDVDRDFVIRALTAIEDTGRRAMDDLERTLGYLKEDEPAARTVRPTLADVGQLLEASRAAGVTVRSRTAADVDAVPGVVSREAYRILQEALTNAMKHAPGSPVDVDLDVTGEQVRLTVANRLVEEAPRASGTGKGLRSLRERAALLGGRATAGATSGRWTVSARLPLRLGS, from the coding sequence ATGAGACGTCTGCCGTCGACGCTTTACGACGCCCTGAGCCAGGGCCGTACGTACGCCCGCGGGCTCCATCTGCTGCTCGGCGCGGCCGTGGGGCCGGCCTGCGTGCTGGTGTGGCCCGGCATCACCGAGAGCCTGGTCCGTACCCTCGCGGCCTGCGCCCTCGTGCCGGTGATCCCCCTGCTGCTCATCGGCCTGGTGCCGGGGACGCGGCGCGCGGAGGGCATCCAGGCGCGGCTGCTGCTCGTGCCGGACGACGAGAACGACATCGGCCGTGCCCCCGCCCGCAGTCTCTCCGACCGCCGGCGCACCAGCGTCTGGCTGGTGCTGCGCTGCTGGTGGGGACTGCTCGTCGCCAGTGTCGTCGCCCAACTGCTGTCCGTCACCGGAACGCTGGCGACCGCGCCCGCCGTCGAAGGTGCCCGGACGGTCCTCGGCGTCACCGTCCCCGGCGGCCACCGGCACATCTGGTACCTGGGACTGGTGCCGCCGCTGCTGCTCGCCACGTTCGCGCTGGTCGTCTGGGCCGGGAAGGTGCAACTCGCCCTCGCGCGGCGACTGCTGGGCCCCTCGACGGCCGAACGGCTCGCGGAGGCGGAGAGCCGGGCGGACGGACTGCTGGCCCGCAACCGGCTCGCGGGCGAACTCCACGACTCCATCGGCCACGCCCTCACGGCCACCGTGCTCCAGGCGAGCGCGGCCCGCGAACTCATCGATGTCGACCGGGACTTCGTGATCCGGGCGCTGACCGCCATCGAGGACACCGGCCGCCGTGCCATGGACGACCTGGAGCGCACCCTCGGCTATCTGAAGGAGGACGAGCCGGCCGCCCGTACCGTCCGGCCCACGCTCGCTGACGTCGGGCAGCTCCTGGAGGCCAGCCGCGCGGCGGGCGTCACGGTGCGCTCGCGGACCGCCGCCGACGTCGACGCCGTCCCGGGCGTGGTCTCCCGCGAGGCGTACCGCATCCTCCAGGAGGCGCTCACCAACGCCATGAAGCACGCGCCCGGTTCACCCGTGGACGTCGACCTGGACGTCACCGGCGAACAGGTCCGGCTCACCGTCGCGAACCGGCTGGTGGAGGAGGCCCCGCGGGCTTCCGGCACCGGCAAGGGGCTGCGCAGTCTGCGGGAGCGCGCCGCGCTCCTGGGCGGCCGGGCCACGGCCGGCGCCACCTCGGGGCGCTGGACCGTCAGTGCCCGTCTCCCTCTGCGGTTGGGATCGTGA
- a CDS encoding acyl-CoA transferase/carnitine dehydratase (identified by MetaGeneAnnotator; putative;~sequence version:1): protein MEVTAGWPALDGIRVLDLSRLLPGGFATVLMADLGADVIKVESPDGGDYGRLVEPETFAALNRNKRSLVLDLRDPAGRDTLLRLVERSDAVVESHRPGVLDAMGLGYARLREANPRVVLCSITGFGQHGPYAARPGHDLNFLALSGFFAVPHRPGERVDRVGLRIADLAGAMYAALSTAVAVAAARTTGHGQHLDVSLHEAAAAWAGPLALPLRTLPDAADSPLVTGDNDVFTAADGGRIALATFEDKFWLTFRTAFAGEFPELDDDAYDRRTARTRARGRIRELLTGVFARRDLAWWCAALAGLDLPWAPVYETADAFLADAHVAARDLVGTLPGSPTEEPRRQVRFPVLFGAGLDSLRGAAPGHGEHTAEILAELELELELELELESDR, encoded by the coding sequence GTGGAAGTGACGGCGGGCTGGCCGGCCCTGGACGGCATACGGGTCCTCGATCTCTCGCGGCTGCTGCCCGGCGGATTCGCCACGGTGCTGATGGCCGACCTCGGCGCCGACGTGATCAAGGTGGAGAGCCCGGACGGCGGCGACTACGGCCGGCTGGTCGAGCCGGAGACGTTCGCGGCGCTCAACCGCAACAAGCGCTCCCTCGTCCTGGACCTGCGCGACCCGGCCGGGCGGGACACCCTGCTGCGTCTGGTGGAGCGCAGCGACGCCGTGGTGGAGAGCCACCGGCCCGGCGTCCTCGACGCCATGGGCCTCGGGTACGCGCGGCTGCGCGAGGCCAACCCGCGGGTGGTGCTGTGCTCGATCACCGGCTTCGGACAGCACGGCCCGTACGCCGCCCGGCCCGGCCACGACCTCAACTTCCTCGCCCTGTCGGGCTTCTTCGCCGTGCCGCACCGCCCCGGCGAGCGCGTCGACCGGGTGGGCCTGAGGATCGCCGACCTCGCCGGAGCGATGTACGCGGCGCTGTCCACCGCGGTCGCGGTCGCCGCCGCCCGCACCACCGGCCACGGCCAGCACCTCGACGTGTCGCTGCACGAGGCGGCCGCCGCCTGGGCCGGGCCGCTCGCGCTGCCCCTGCGCACGCTGCCCGACGCCGCCGACAGCCCCCTGGTCACCGGTGACAACGACGTGTTCACCGCCGCCGACGGCGGCCGGATCGCGCTCGCGACCTTCGAGGACAAGTTCTGGCTGACCTTCCGCACGGCCTTCGCCGGGGAGTTCCCCGAGCTCGACGACGACGCGTACGACCGCCGCACCGCGCGCACCCGGGCCCGTGGGCGGATCCGGGAGCTGCTCACCGGCGTCTTCGCCCGCCGCGACCTGGCCTGGTGGTGTGCCGCGCTCGCCGGACTGGATCTGCCCTGGGCGCCGGTGTACGAGACCGCCGACGCGTTCCTGGCCGACGCGCACGTCGCCGCCCGCGACCTGGTCGGCACCCTGCCGGGGTCGCCGACCGAGGAGCCGCGCCGGCAGGTCCGCTTTCCCGTCCTGTTCGGCGCCGGACTCGACTCGCTGCGCGGCGCCGCTCCCGGGCACGGCGAGCACACCGCCGAGATCCTCGCGGAGCTGGAGCTGGAGCTGGAGCTGGAGCTGGAGCTGGAGTCGGACCGATGA
- a CDS encoding oxidoreductase (N5,N10-methylenetetrahydromethanopterin reductase (Mer) catalyzes the reduction of N5,N10-methylenetetrahydromethanopterin with reduced coenzyme F420 to N5-methyltetrahydromethanopterin and oxidized coenzyme F420; cd01097;~identified by MetaGeneAnnotator; putative;~oxidoreductase [Streptomyces sp. Mg1];~probable F420-dependent oxidoreductase, Rv3520c family; TIGR03559) yields MKISMQLKYDTDIVAAAGQVAELERAGLDLVWVPEAYGYDAPSFMGFLAARTERIEIGSGILSVFSRTPALLAMTAAGVDALSGGRCHLGLGASGPQVVEGLHGVPYTAPVARTRETIEVMRALWRRDEPVRHQGRTVTLPLPEGQGTGLGKPMRLLTPPVRPSVPVWVAALGPKNVRMVAETADGWLPLFFVPEWCDRVWGPALKEGGAARAPELGPLQISAGGLLAIGPDAERARELARGQLALFVGGMGAPGHNYYYDLVSRYGYAREAETIQRLFRSGDKAGAAAAVPAALLEATTICGTESYVRDRLDAYREAGVTHLQVVPVPREGESEAAVVARLKDLVG; encoded by the coding sequence ATGAAGATCTCCATGCAGCTGAAGTACGACACCGACATCGTCGCCGCGGCCGGCCAGGTCGCCGAACTGGAGCGGGCCGGCCTGGACCTGGTCTGGGTGCCGGAGGCGTACGGCTACGACGCGCCCAGTTTCATGGGCTTCCTCGCCGCCCGTACCGAGCGGATCGAGATCGGCTCCGGCATCCTCTCGGTGTTCAGCCGGACGCCCGCCCTGCTGGCGATGACCGCGGCCGGCGTCGACGCCCTGTCCGGCGGGCGCTGCCACCTCGGCCTCGGCGCCTCGGGCCCGCAGGTCGTCGAGGGTCTGCACGGGGTGCCGTACACCGCGCCGGTGGCCCGGACCCGCGAGACGATCGAGGTGATGCGCGCCCTCTGGCGGCGCGACGAGCCGGTACGCCACCAGGGGCGCACGGTCACGCTGCCGCTGCCCGAGGGGCAGGGCACCGGCCTCGGCAAGCCGATGCGGCTGCTGACACCGCCGGTCCGCCCGTCCGTCCCGGTGTGGGTGGCCGCGCTGGGCCCGAAGAACGTCCGGATGGTCGCGGAGACCGCCGACGGCTGGCTGCCGCTGTTCTTCGTCCCCGAGTGGTGCGACCGGGTGTGGGGGCCCGCGCTCAAGGAGGGCGGCGCGGCTCGCGCACCCGAGCTCGGCCCGCTGCAGATCTCGGCGGGCGGCCTGCTCGCGATCGGCCCGGACGCCGAGCGGGCCCGGGAGCTGGCCCGCGGCCAGCTCGCGCTGTTCGTCGGGGGCATGGGCGCGCCCGGCCACAACTACTACTACGACCTGGTCAGCCGGTACGGCTACGCCCGTGAGGCGGAGACGATCCAGCGGCTGTTCCGGTCCGGCGACAAGGCCGGGGCCGCGGCCGCCGTGCCCGCCGCGCTGCTCGAGGCCACCACGATCTGCGGCACGGAGAGCTATGTGAGGGATCGCCTGGACGCCTACCGCGAGGCCGGGGTCACCCACCTCCAGGTCGTGCCGGTGCCGCGGGAGGGCGAGTCCGAGGCGGCGGTGGTCGCCCGTCTGAAGGACCTCGTCGGCTGA